Proteins co-encoded in one Brassica rapa cultivar Chiifu-401-42 chromosome A02, CAAS_Brap_v3.01, whole genome shotgun sequence genomic window:
- the LOC103850772 gene encoding polyadenylate-binding protein-interacting protein 5, producing the protein MKPGGTFALNPHAASYVPLSKRVDDMDGLATRSMQGREQIFMPKTSSEMAYKQIRDDDDLDMEMDIDMDIEYLLVTFSGLSQESITDVYLANSGDLEATIEMLNQLEIYSTEAQEHLPETLDIGDLCESGPSSSKASTQKKAATEIAVSSPSVVIPNATVSA; encoded by the exons ATGAAGCCAGGTGGAACGTTTGCATTGAATCCCCATGCAGCATCATACGTACCACTCTCCAAAAGAGTGGATGATATGGATGGTTTGGCCACACGTAGCATGCAGGGACGAGAGCAGATATTCATGCCCAAGACATCCTCTGAAATGGCATACAAGCAGATAAGGGATGATGATGATTTGGATATGGAGATGGATATAGACATGGACATTGAATACCTTCTGGTTACATTCTCTGGTCTCTCACAAGAGTCTATAACTGATGTTTACCTGGCCAATAGCGGTGATCTTGAAGCAACCATTGAGATGCTGAATCAGCTTGAG ATATACAGCACTGAAGCTCAAGAACACCTCCCAGAGACGTTGGATATTGGGGATCTCTGTGAATCAGGGCCATCAAGCTCAAAGGCGTCAACACAAAAGAAGGCAGCTACAGAAATCGCTGTATCGTCACCATCGGTGGTTATTCCTAATGCAACTGTATCAGCCTGA
- the LOC103850774 gene encoding FCS-Like Zinc finger 10: MSQHPNNQMASGSVFYLTKPESSGLKNNTISSCVSDYEAAWSPTSPLEFILFPSLVNPFGGSSLSSIRKTHKKSWDSGKVGLSIVDSLDDDHHIESSRILLPSPDSKNIIFESLLRTRNTFVNNNNNNNACLESVDSKEMKRRCCGIKKESIFVIAPLDLTTIADVLVLPPNDFLSSCFFCNKKLGMGKDIYMYRGYKAFCSVECRLEVIYQDEKMEEEEAKSGSSSE, encoded by the exons ATGTCTCAGCATCCCAACAATCAAATGGCTTCTGGTTCTGTTTTCTATTTGACTAAACCGGAGTCTTCAGGGCTTAAAAACAACACAATCAGCTCTTGTGTATCTGATTACGAAGCAGCTTGGAGCCCAACATCTCCTTTGGAGTTCATTTTGTTCCCTAGTTTAGTGAATCCCTTTGGTGGATCTTCTTTGAGTTCAATCCGGAAAACGCATAAAAAGAGCTGGGATTCTGGAAAAGTAGGCTTGAGTATTGTGGACTCTCTTGATGATGATCATCACATTGAATCATCAAGGATTCTTCTTCCATCACCTGATAGTAAAAACATCATCTTTGAGTCATTGCTGAGAACTAGGAACACTTttgtcaacaacaacaacaacaacaatgcgTGTCTGGAGTCGGTAGATAGTAAGGAGATGAAGAGACGTTGTTGTGGTATCAAGAAAGAGAGCATTTTTGTTATTGCTCCTCTTGACTTGACAACGATTGCTGATGTGTTAGTGTTACCTCCCAATGACTTCTTGAGCTCCTGCTTCTTTTGCAATAAGAAGTTGGGTATGGGGAAAGATATATACATGTACAG aGGATACAAAGCTTTCTGTAGTGTTGAGTGTCGTTTAGAGGTGATTTATCAGGATGAGAaaatggaggaagaagaagccaagTCTGGCTCTTCTTCAGAATAG